Proteins co-encoded in one Metabacillus sp. KUDC1714 genomic window:
- the ypeB gene encoding germination protein YpeB — protein sequence MIRGIFIGILSIAVIGSGYWGYKEHQEKNAVLIQAENNYQRAFHDLTYRVDQLHDRIGATLAMNSKQSLSPALADVWRITSEAQSDVGQLPLTLLPFNKTEELLAGISDFTYRAAVRDLEKEPLTDEEYKKLKTMYTKSEDIQNELRNVQHLVIENNLRWMDVELALASGQKQADNTIIDGFKTVEKNVEAYSESDFGASFTSMNKTGEGFDKLEGKEISKETAIKIAKTFVQNKVTDLKVTENGEGSSFGFYSVSMHDKENNTDIDMDLTKKGGHPVYLVQNRDIKENVISLNEASNNAREFLNDHGFEDLDLFESAQYDNIGVFSFVSIVDGVRIYPDSIRMKVALDDGQVIGLSARDYLAAHKKREIPKPNISKEEAAKRLNPSLEVQQDRLAIIINELGQEVLCYEFLGTINADTYRIFIDAENGMEEKIEKLKNPEPIFQEV from the coding sequence ATGATACGTGGAATCTTTATTGGTATTTTATCAATTGCAGTTATTGGTTCCGGTTATTGGGGGTACAAAGAACACCAAGAAAAAAACGCAGTGCTGATTCAAGCAGAGAATAATTATCAGCGAGCCTTTCATGATTTAACATATCGAGTGGACCAATTGCATGATCGTATTGGAGCAACTTTAGCTATGAATTCAAAACAATCTTTATCACCTGCACTTGCAGACGTGTGGAGAATAACATCTGAAGCACAGTCAGATGTAGGACAACTTCCTTTAACATTATTGCCTTTTAATAAAACTGAAGAACTTTTAGCTGGAATAAGTGATTTTACTTATCGAGCAGCTGTTCGTGATTTAGAGAAAGAACCGTTAACAGATGAAGAGTATAAAAAGCTAAAGACAATGTACACGAAATCTGAAGATATTCAAAATGAACTTCGAAATGTTCAACACTTAGTCATTGAAAACAATTTACGCTGGATGGATGTTGAATTAGCTTTAGCTTCTGGACAAAAGCAAGCAGATAACACAATCATTGATGGTTTTAAAACAGTCGAAAAAAATGTAGAGGCATATTCAGAGTCTGATTTTGGTGCAAGTTTTACGTCAATGAATAAAACAGGAGAAGGTTTTGATAAGTTAGAGGGGAAAGAAATAAGTAAAGAAACAGCAATAAAAATCGCAAAAACCTTTGTCCAAAACAAAGTGACAGATTTGAAGGTAACAGAAAATGGCGAAGGCTCATCATTTGGTTTCTATAGTGTTTCTATGCACGACAAAGAGAATAATACGGATATCGATATGGACTTAACGAAAAAAGGTGGGCATCCCGTTTATTTAGTGCAAAATCGCGACATTAAAGAAAATGTTATTAGTCTTAATGAAGCCTCTAATAATGCCAGAGAATTCTTAAATGATCATGGTTTTGAAGATCTTGATCTATTTGAAAGCGCACAGTATGATAATATCGGGGTCTTTTCTTTCGTATCAATTGTAGATGGTGTGAGAATCTACCCAGATTCAATACGAATGAAGGTTGCTTTAGATGATGGTCAGGTCATAGGTCTTTCTGCACGTGATTATTTAGCTGCACATAAAAAAAGGGAAATACCAAAACCAAATATTTCTAAAGAAGAAGCTGCTAAAAGGTTAAATCCAAGTTTAGAAGTACAACAAGATAGATTAGCCATAATAATAAATGAATTAGGGCAAGAAGTACTATGCTATGAGTTCCTAGGAACAATTAATGCTGACACATATCGAATTTTCATTGATGCAGAAAACGGTATGGAAGAAAAAATTGAGAAATTGAAAAATCCAGAACCAATCTTCCAAGAAGTTTAA
- the sleB gene encoding spore cortex-lytic enzyme — MKNMRIMLMVAVVTFTSVTFQFFSIHVPEAHAFSEQTIQRGATGSDVIELQSRLQYNGYYHGTIDGVYGWSTYWAVRNFQHMFGLDEVDGLVGQKTKDMLRNSTKFYKDFVYKQINEGKKFTHYGGVPLAQQTAPSEQQIQKARQIAEQRKQQREQKYKAQAKEQQAQQNQQAQQKQQEQQKQQAQQNQQEQQKQQAQQNQQEQQKQQAQQNQQAQQKQQAQQNQQAQQKQQAQQNQQEQQKQQAQQNQQAQQKQQAQQNQQEQQKQQAQQNQQAQQKQQAQQNQEAQNKATQNKEQKESTAVNLPGGYSQNDIQLMSNAVYGESRGEPYIGQVAVAAVILNRVNSATFPNTVAGVIFEPRAFTAVADGQIWLTPNEQAKKAVLDAINGFDPTEGAIYYFNPDTATSSWIWGRPQIKRIGKHIFCE, encoded by the coding sequence ATGAAAAACATGCGCATAATGTTGATGGTAGCAGTAGTAACTTTTACATCCGTCACATTTCAATTTTTTTCAATACATGTCCCAGAGGCACATGCTTTTTCAGAACAAACTATTCAAAGAGGTGCAACGGGTAGTGATGTTATTGAATTGCAGTCAAGACTTCAATATAACGGGTATTACCATGGAACTATTGATGGAGTTTATGGATGGAGTACGTATTGGGCAGTACGAAATTTTCAGCATATGTTTGGTTTAGATGAAGTTGATGGCCTAGTTGGTCAAAAAACGAAGGATATGCTAAGAAATTCTACCAAGTTCTATAAAGATTTTGTTTATAAACAAATTAATGAAGGGAAAAAATTCACACACTATGGTGGGGTCCCATTAGCTCAACAGACTGCGCCTAGTGAACAACAGATACAAAAGGCAAGACAAATAGCAGAACAAAGAAAACAACAGCGTGAGCAAAAATACAAAGCACAAGCAAAAGAACAGCAAGCCCAGCAGAATCAGCAAGCCCAGCAAAAACAGCAAGAACAACAAAAACAGCAAGCTCAACAGAATCAGCAAGAACAACAAAAACAGCAAGCTCAACAGAATCAGCAAGAACAACAAAAACAGCAAGCTCAACAGAATCAGCAAGCACAACAAAAACAGCAAGCTCAACAGAATCAGCAAGCACAACAAAAGCAGCAAGCTCAGCAGAATCAGCAAGAACAACAAAAACAGCAAGCTCAACAGAATCAGCAAGCACAACAAAAGCAGCAAGCTCAGCAGAATCAGCAAGAACAACAAAAACAGCAAGCACAACAGAATCAGCAAGCACAGCAAAAGCAACAGGCACAACAGAATCAGGAAGCACAAAATAAAGCAACTCAAAACAAAGAACAAAAGGAGTCAACTGCAGTTAATTTACCAGGTGGTTATTCACAAAATGATATTCAATTAATGTCAAATGCGGTATATGGGGAGTCCAGGGGTGAACCGTACATCGGACAGGTAGCAGTTGCAGCTGTTATTTTAAATCGTGTTAACAGTGCTACATTCCCTAATACAGTAGCAGGTGTTATCTTTGAGCCTCGAGCTTTTACTGCAGTCGCAGATGGGCAAATTTGGCTCACACCTAATGAACAAGCTAAGAAGGCTGTGTTAGATGCAATTAATGGGTTTGATCCAACTGAAGGAGCCATTTATTATTTTAACCCTGATACAGCAACTAGTTCATGGATTTGGGGCAGACCACAAATTAAACGGATTGGAAAGCATATTTTCTGTGAATAG
- the prsW gene encoding glutamic-type intramembrane protease PrsW — protein sequence MIAIISAGIAPGLALLCYFYLKDQYESEPIYMVLRSFIFGALLVFPIMFIQYVLETESVFPSKILYTFVAVGFLEEFFKWFILFFTIYQHVHFNEHYDGIVYGVSVSLGFATLENIVYLFANGVEYAFGRAILPVSSHALFGVLMGYYLGKGKFSIGDNRTKWILFSCIIPILLHSMYDSILLSYMNWRYIMLPFMLFLWWFALHKAKKARVKIIDSKLP from the coding sequence ATGATTGCGATTATTTCTGCGGGCATCGCCCCAGGTCTTGCTTTATTATGCTATTTTTATTTGAAAGATCAATACGAATCTGAGCCTATTTATATGGTGCTACGTTCGTTTATTTTCGGGGCACTGCTTGTTTTTCCAATTATGTTTATTCAATATGTTTTAGAAACTGAATCAGTTTTTCCATCTAAAATCCTATATACGTTTGTTGCAGTTGGGTTTCTTGAAGAATTTTTTAAATGGTTCATCTTGTTCTTTACAATCTATCAGCACGTCCATTTCAATGAACATTATGATGGGATCGTATATGGTGTATCTGTCTCACTAGGATTTGCTACATTAGAAAATATCGTCTATTTATTTGCGAATGGAGTTGAGTACGCCTTTGGTCGGGCAATTTTACCTGTTTCAAGTCACGCCTTATTTGGTGTCTTAATGGGTTATTATTTAGGAAAAGGTAAATTCTCAATTGGTGATAATCGAACAAAGTGGATTTTGTTTTCTTGCATAATCCCAATCTTACTACATTCTATGTATGATTCTATTTTATTAAGCTATATGAATTGGCGCTATATCATGCTTCCGTTTATGCTATTTCTATGGTGGTTCGCGTTACATAAAGCTAAAAAAGCAAGAGTGAAGATAATTGATTCTAAGCTGCCCTAG
- a CDS encoding asparaginase: MKNILLIHTGGTISMKEDEKTGEVKPGEKNPLVDHIKEVPDINIISTELFHLPSPHITPINMLQIKNYIEENRKNHNLDGVVITHGTDTLEETAFFLDVTLSLPIPIVLTGAMRSSNELGSDGLYNLLSSLKVAISENAKNMGVLVVMNDEIHTAKNVTKTHTSNVATFQSPQYGPIGIVNKGGVFFHHKPVINKPLHVANLDKNVLLLKAFAGMDDSLFHAIDLLQLDGLVIEALGQGNLPPMLLPSLKNLLNKGVPIVLVSRCFNGIVQDIYGYEGGGRHLRELGMIFSNGLNGQKARLKLMIALETTTDRKELEKIFSI, encoded by the coding sequence ATGAAAAATATACTATTAATTCATACAGGCGGGACAATTTCTATGAAAGAAGATGAAAAGACTGGTGAAGTAAAGCCTGGTGAAAAAAATCCTCTCGTCGATCATATTAAAGAAGTTCCTGATATTAATATAATATCAACAGAGCTATTCCATTTACCATCACCACATATTACGCCAATTAACATGCTGCAAATTAAAAATTATATTGAAGAAAATAGAAAGAATCATAATCTCGATGGAGTTGTTATTACGCACGGCACAGATACACTAGAAGAAACTGCATTTTTTCTTGATGTGACATTATCATTACCTATTCCAATTGTTTTAACTGGAGCGATGAGATCAAGTAATGAATTAGGATCTGATGGGTTGTACAATCTTTTATCTTCATTAAAGGTTGCAATATCCGAAAACGCTAAGAATATGGGTGTTCTTGTCGTTATGAATGATGAAATACACACAGCAAAAAATGTAACAAAAACACACACTAGCAATGTTGCAACCTTCCAAAGTCCACAATACGGCCCAATTGGAATTGTAAATAAGGGTGGTGTGTTTTTCCACCACAAACCAGTAATCAACAAACCATTACATGTTGCTAATCTTGATAAAAACGTACTTTTACTTAAAGCTTTTGCTGGAATGGATGATTCTCTTTTCCATGCAATTGACCTGTTACAACTTGATGGGCTGGTTATTGAGGCATTAGGACAAGGAAATTTACCACCAATGCTCCTTCCTAGCTTGAAAAATTTATTAAATAAAGGTGTACCAATAGTTCTTGTATCCCGCTGCTTTAATGGTATTGTTCAAGATATTTACGGTTATGAAGGCGGAGGCAGACACCTGAGGGAACTCGGAATGATTTTTAGCAATGGTTTAAATGGTCAAAAGGCTAGACTAAAGCTGATGATCGCATTAGAAACAACAACTGATCGTAAAGAACTAGAAAAGATATTTTCGATATAA
- a CDS encoding YpdA family putative bacillithiol disulfide reductase — MIKEDTIIVGGGPCGLSAAIALEQTEKKPLVIEKGNIVNAIYNYPTHQTFFSSSEKLEIGDVPFITENRKPFRNQALAYYREVVRRKEIRIHSFETVESVEKKGKYFIVYTDKEVYEAKNIIIATGYYDHPNYMNIPGEDLPKVFHYFKEGHPYFNKDVVVIGGKNSSVDAALELVKAGARVTVLYRGNEYSPSIKPWILPEFEALVRNGTITMEFQANVTEISEHSLKFQVNGQTKEIKNDFVFAMTGYHPDHQFLTKMGVSIDRETGRPTYNSETMETNIEGIFIAGVIAAGNNANEIFIENGRFHGQLIYSAIQQRN, encoded by the coding sequence GTGATTAAGGAAGATACTATAATTGTCGGTGGGGGCCCTTGTGGTCTATCTGCTGCGATCGCTTTAGAACAAACAGAGAAAAAGCCTCTAGTGATTGAAAAAGGAAATATTGTAAATGCTATTTACAATTATCCTACACATCAAACGTTTTTTAGTTCAAGTGAGAAACTTGAAATAGGTGATGTCCCATTTATTACAGAAAATCGAAAGCCATTTCGAAACCAGGCATTAGCCTATTATCGGGAAGTGGTACGTAGAAAAGAGATTCGCATTCATTCGTTTGAAACCGTCGAAAGTGTTGAAAAAAAGGGTAAATACTTTATCGTTTATACCGATAAAGAGGTTTATGAAGCAAAAAATATCATAATTGCGACAGGCTATTATGACCATCCCAATTATATGAATATCCCTGGTGAGGATTTACCGAAGGTATTTCATTATTTTAAAGAAGGACATCCCTATTTTAATAAAGATGTTGTTGTTATTGGTGGGAAAAATTCAAGTGTTGATGCGGCTTTAGAGCTAGTAAAAGCAGGTGCAAGGGTTACTGTGCTATATCGAGGAAATGAATATTCGCCTAGTATTAAGCCGTGGATTTTACCAGAATTCGAAGCACTTGTTCGAAATGGTACAATTACGATGGAATTTCAAGCGAATGTTACTGAAATAAGTGAACATTCATTAAAATTTCAAGTCAATGGACAAACAAAAGAAATAAAAAATGATTTTGTTTTTGCTATGACAGGCTATCATCCCGACCATCAGTTTTTAACAAAAATGGGTGTATCGATCGATCGAGAGACTGGTAGGCCAACCTATAATTCTGAAACGATGGAAACTAATATTGAAGGTATTTTTATTGCTGGTGTTATTGCAGCAGGAAATAATGCAAACGAAATATTTATTGAAAATGGACGTTTTCATGGTCAACTTATCTACAGTGCAATTCAACAAAGAAACTAA